The Solanum pennellii chromosome 4, SPENNV200 genomic interval TCTCTTGAGTAAGAGAGCCTTCACGTAAAATCTATTATATCTGATTTACTTTGAGTTACCTTATTTCCGCATTATTCTGTCAAGGGACTTGATCCATTGGCTGTTAGTGGATGCATATAAATATCAGATCTCTATCTGACTCTAACAAAAATCGTTAAGGTCGATCACTCTTTAAGCTTCCACAATTTTTCCAAATAGAATTACTCGTggttgaaaatttgaaaaattgcaCAAGTAAAATTGTCCAAAAATTCACAACAGGAAACAGTGTTTTAAAAGACAGGGGCGTGAGGCGAGGCGTTTTATACAGTATGTGGCGTGGCGTAAGTCTCATGAATCTACAGAGCGTAGTCTcatgtatattcaatttcatagttttattactaataaaataaacacaatAAAACCTTCTAATGATTttgcaaataaatatttatagataACCTAtgatatatagaaattatattatgatttttaattgagataaatattaataatcaaataaatgaagaaaaaatgtaTTGTAATTACTATTTGAGAATGTCATTacaccaataataaaaaatgtgatttCAAGCAAATaagttcaaaaaaataaattaaaaacgtTCGATCCTACGTTTTTACGCCCAGGACTTACATTTTTTTACTCGAGACTTATGCCTCAAATTTTAGAGCTTATATCTTATGAATCTACACCTTTAATTTATGCCCCAAAGCGCTTTTTGTACACTCCATCCTGAAATTCGTCCTGAGACTTGCCCCAACATCATTTTTGAAGCATTGATAGGAAGAATGATTATTTAAAACAATAAAGGGATTGGGGAAAGAAAGAGTAAATGAAAGAGCGAATTTTATTTAAACAATACAGAGATTGGTGAAAGAAAGAGTAAGTGAAAGAGTagattttatttctcttttgcATATTTGGCTCACAAATGATGCTCCTTAAATGTATAAGAATATCATTTACGCTTTCATCTATCAGCAAAACGCaagaaattattattaaaaataacaaacgAAATATTACTCTTACTTTGGTGACACAGTTATCATAACGCAAAGCAACTTCTAATCTTTTAAAAAGctcatattttttcattacgaaattataaattaagaaaCAATTAGTCAAATAAATGTCAATCATATATGAAGAAGTAATTGTCCTATTCCACATGTACTTACATTATTAGGAATGTCCTATTACAAAAAGTTTTAAGATAGTTATTTATTCTTtgcattaaataaaaacaaaataatatctaaagGATTAACAATTAAACAGATTTAAATAATCtaagattttaaatttcattaactaTTGTGAGagtgaattttttgtttgaactATCACCTAATAGTTAGTGAACCACACCTCAACTAATTTTTGATGGTATGTGTACTCTCTCTTGTTTGTTTGATATTTCTGCCACATAGCACtccaaatgaaaaaataattttatcgtGGTTAGTGGTGACAAATGGATGAGTTGGATCAAATGTGGGCGGATTGAAAATGGGTAAACATAAAATGTGTAATCATTCAACCCGTCCATATGTTGGTAATAATTCAGTTGGGTAAAATACTACCTagattttattcatattttcatgaataaacaGTATTTAATTCAATATGGAGAagatattttaatcttttttaagatgaaaatgttaaacatacttcatttagttttattgtatcataaaaataaaaaaaatctataacttttcaatataaaataaatttatgtagtaacaagatgaaaaatatttttaatttcaaagtaaatgaatatttgCATTTTAGGACTAAAACATGCTTAATACATGTAAAGCAATGTCAATACTAATAcatgatttgtttattttacactattattgattatccaatataaaatcaaataaataaataacatgtaattattattaacaaaagaaatgtacatttatattatacattttttgGAGGTCAAAGACTTCACCTTTTCAATTAGAGAGAAGAATAGTTAGTTTTAAagaataacataaaaaggaagagaagttACACTATTTTTAGTGctatcatgaattttgagtgaataaaagttagaagctaactcatttgattcatattttacCCATAGTTTACCCATATTTTTGTGGGTCAAATATGGATATCAACCCATATTTTACCCATGCGAAATATCATTCACCCAAcccattaaaatataaattttttggacagcTCACCAAAATATAGGTTCATTTTGTCGGCACTAATCATggtaaaatctaaaataaattaatattaagtaAATTTAAAGATAAATGTTAAAACtatcttataaattaatatattccAACTTTGATATGCATAGTCTTCTTCTCCACCTTATTAGTTGTGATCTCCTCTGTCATGATGTCGATATcttcaaacttaaaaaaaaaaagtgagtttaaaattttaaaaaagtcaaTCAAAAATACATTATTCTCTCTATCTCATgttaattaatcattttctattttacacGATTAAGTAATAATTCAGACAGAAAACTCCCTCTCTCTAAAAAAGTTTGCACGACTTTTGTTAAAATAGGGGTtcaataattcaattcaattaaaaaaaaacaaaaataaaataaaaataaagaaagaaacatcACACATAGTAACCCACAATAGTATAGTGTGGATACGTCgagaaatttctttctagtTTCTTCTCAAATGTAAACATTAGGTCTTCCTCGTCAATACAATTGTGTCAAAACATTGAGGCAGAagcataattttaattttatgaatttagagtgtgtttggtatgaaggaaaacattttctggaaaatgtttttcaattttctcatgtttggttgggacaaaagttttggaaaatgttttccaaatcaactcatttcctcaaaattaaggaaaatgacttcccttcaaaaattaaggaaaacattttctataaCTCTccttcaatttcaaattacattttcttttgggaaaaacatcaatttaaaaaaaaaattcaattttaaaatttttattttttcacatccTTGACCTTCCCCCCACCGGCCAGCCCCCctccccaaaaaattaattttgctttttaaaaatattttcaacttcaaatttttatttttaaactcctaCCCCCTCCCCCGGCCAGCCCCCACCCANNNNNNNNNNNNNNNNNNNNNNNNNNNNNNNNNNNNNNNNNNNNNNNNNNNNNNNNNNNNNNNNNNNNNNNNNNNNNNNNNNNNNNNNNNNNNNNNNNNNNNNNNNNNNNNNNNNNNNNNNNNNNNNNNNNNNNNNNNNNNNNNNNNNNNNNNNNNNNNNNNNNNNNNNNNNNNNNNNNNNNNNNNNNNNNNNNNNNNNNNNNNNNNNNNNNNNNNNNNNNNNNNNNNNNNNNNNNNNNNNNNNNNNNNNNNNNNNNNNNNNNNNNNNNNNNNNNNNNNNNNNNNNNNNNNNNNNNNNNNNNNNNNNNNNNNNNNNNNNNNNNNNNNNNNNNNNNNtaataattttgattttaaaaaatattttcaatgtcataaattattttttactctagtaaaaataaaagatgtcactcaaaaacatttttcattcataaatcaaccactaaaaatcatttccgaaaaatattttctactcactaaccaaacatgagaaaataagtccataatctacttgttttccaggaaaacattttctaggaaaacattttccatggaaaacattttcctccataccaaacacacccttaaattttataacaataatttcaaatatcacCATTTGGGTTCTAAATTAAGTACTTAACTACTTATACAATAAACTTGACCACGAATTTGGAACTTCAAAATCGAGTCATTTAACTTTCATTAAAGGAATGCAAGTCATTATGTGGACGTGTTCATTATATCTACATTTATAAATGCTTGAAATTactttttaacaaataaataactcTATAATTGAATAAAAGTTAACGGTTCATGTGTTTGATAAAATTGTACTGATAacctatttttaaaattaaaataactaaaatatccttaattttattcaagaaaatatgaatttcaaagtattcttataattgtttttacctaaatacacaacttattttactacatttttaaaaatttcttaccatttgaaaaaaatataaaaatttctaCTTTCTCCTTTTCTCGGAATACATTACTTTATACGATGTATAGTTTGGATGTAATGTTCAGGACGTACTCGATGTACTGGGATTTTAAGTGATATCAGGCCGAAGGcagaattttcaataagggagttcaaaatataaaaaaatagacacAAAGTAGTTGAAGAGAGTttgacatctactatatatacctagaaaattattttaaccatatataaataatataatttttcaccgAAAGGGGTTCAGATGAACCCCTTGATTGTAAGGTGGCTCCGCTACTAACagtatgtttggatcattgttatccattgtattgtattgtatcgttactatacctacaatgtttgttttgattgttacttaaaatatattgtattgttaaatttcgttgttacgtaacaatgaaaacccctattttatggaacaacaaATTTGGTGTGTTctcattgttacttaatttcttttttcaattatatatttacataatatttcaaaatactattttaccctttatcttaattatttgaatctagtcaaacctcctaccctagaataattaggatattttagtaaatttataaattacaatacagtacgatacgatcaaaccaaacaattaaaatgttattaaacaacaacaaacaatatagTCTAGCCAAACACCGTACTACCATATACTACAGTACAATagaatacaatacattatgaaacaatgggtaACAATAATCAAAACAAAGTGTAAGTGATGTATTCAAAACGGAAACAGGATATATCAGAATGTTGATTGatgtatttaaaattaaaatgcagtatatcaaaatattttttaatatccGAAttctataaaattttctttaaaaatgaataatgaatcGAGAGACAAGTGAAAATTAGGaactttaattgaaaaaaaatgtgttgagaattttataaaatattaagaataaacatcaaaagaaaaatacttaCAAGCTGAAAAATCACAAATTATAAACACATTAAATATTACCAAACAcatataaataaagtaaaacaaTTACTTATAAATAAACTTGAACCAAACTCCCATCTCATTTTTCAAAAAGCTAATAATATTCCTCCACATTCCGGGATATTcgattgaaataaataaataaataaagggaaTTGCCCCCACAAAATTGAAAAGAAGGGAAGACCAATTTCTCTTTATAATTTTCGTCGTTTTGTTGGTTGTGGGGTTGTTACACCCATCGTTTTGGACCCCTATTCAAAGTGTAAATTACTAGAACTTGCTAAAGTCCTTGAAGCTAATTTATTACGTTTAACTTTCAAAGTTATTTGATAAATGATTAGAATTATGAAAATACGAACAATAAAGAAATTAGTTATAAGTGAGCATATGTATGCGTAGTGACTGGTTAATGATACGTTAGTTATCATACCTTCTATTCTGTTTAACCTATTCTaggtaaaaataattactttattttatttaatgataatactataattttaattttttatctgtcatgtttttcaaattttttcttaaactatgtGACAACAAACTACGTCTTTTTTTAGTCAGAAAAAGTACGTAATTCTGTTATAACGTATACATATACTTAATTATCCGAGTTGATAAATTGTCAACCAAATGTTATgagaattaattttatatatcaataatttctttcttgttataaagtatttgtattatagtgaatgtctatcatgtggagtcctttttagGATATGATTAAAGAGTcctcctacttggggaccaagttagatttctcctatcttcattgtaaattcattcatcaagagaaataacaagtcttctcttcttttctctctagtttcttcttcttattctatagttttataacacgttatcagcacgagactctaatttctcaaaagtgaaggttagatttgaagaattaataaaggtattatttattcttttgtttttaattttaatggccAATCTTACAAAACTAGAGTTCATTGCCCTCCAAAGTTCGGGCAGGAACTACCTCTCATGGGTGTTGGATGCTGAAATCCACCTTGATGCAATGGGTCTTGGAGAcaccataaaagaagaaaataaggcaTCAAATCAAAACTGTGCACGAGCAATGATATTCTTGCGTCATCATCTTGACGAGATTCTGAAAATCGAATATCTGACAGTTAAGGATCCACTTGTTTTGTGGAAAAACCTAAAAGAAAGATTTGACCACTTGAAGATGGTCATACATCCAAAGGCACGATATGATTGGATGCATCTAAGGCTACAAGACTTTAAGTCTATACATGAGTATAATTCTGCCATGTTCAGAATCACTTCtcaattgaaattatgtggagaaacgGTTAGTGAgattgatatgatggaaaagacATTCTCCACTTTCCATGCCTCGAATGTGCTCTTGCAGCAACAATATCGAGAGAAAGGTTTCAAAAAGTATTCTGAACtaatttctcatcttcttgtggccgagcaaaataatgatttattattgaaaaatcatgAGAATCGACCTACTGGATCTGAACCACTTCCTGAAGTGAATGAGGCGTACGCCCACCATGCTAGGCGTGGAAAAGGTCGCGGTCCTAATCGTGGACGTGGACGTGGTCGTGGACGTGGACGTGGTCGTGATTATGGTCAAGAACGTAATTCTAATCTTGGCAttaatcattcatcaaataaaaaggaaaaaagaaaggatgagAAACGTGAAGCAACTAGGGAAGGTTGTTTTCGATGTGGTGGAAGAGGTCATTATGCACGTGATTGTCGTACTCCCAAACACTTGGTTGAGCTTTATCAAGAATCactaaagaagaaagagaaaaatcctgaggcaaattttatctctgaaaatcaagttgacatCACGCACTTGGATATAGCAGATTTCTTCGCACATCCtgaaggaaaaatagatcaCTTAATTGGTGATGGTTCTGTGAACATGGaagagtgatattttttttttgtagtatttattaataaatttcatgtaatgatagtTGTTTGCAtgaatattagtattttaaattagtttagtcgTTCATTAGCTTGTTCCttaattcttaataaaataatatatatttttcattgttttatttatatgattctaaTATGATAGAGTTAGTCAAATACTAAACTTTATCAcgtgtttgtattatattaggtctttaacttgatctaatgttaaaaacatgcagtctgttattaactaggattaaataatgattttattttattttccaaacAACTCGTTTTTGACTTAGAGGAAACAATAAATTAAGGctcaatttctaatatttaatcattaatttattcctttgaatatattgtacccttttgacaacactaatatttaatatatatttattttgtgtatgtcATTTCATGTGAAGATATGGATAATTCTAAGAACATATTATCGaaatatgaagatatttgtttgattgattctggtacaacacatacgatattcaaaaataagaaatatttttctcatttaagtatgggaaaaataaatgttactacaatttttGGTAGTACTAATATGATTGAGGGCTTTGGAAGAGCCATTGTAATTTTGCCCAAGGGAACTAAACTCATCATTAATAATGctatgttttctccaaaatctaagagaaacttgttgagttttaaagatatccgtgaaaatggttatcatatccaatcaatggatgaaataaatcttgaatatctTGGTATCACCAAGTATGTCTCTGGGCAGACATGTGTTATAGAAAAGTTCCCTGCTTTATCTTCtggcttgtattggacaaaaattagtgcaattgaggcacattttatagtaaataagaagtttactgaTTCCAATACATTTGTACTTTGGCATGATCGTCTAGGACATCCTGggtcaataatgatgagacgaattaTAGAAAATTCGAATGGACATCCACTAAAAGACCTAaaagttcttttaaatggtgaattttcttgtactgcttgttatcaaggcaagttaattgtgagaccatcaccaATGAAAGTTAAGATTGAGTCCCCTGCGTTCTTGGAACGtatacatggggatatttgtggacctattcacccaccTAGTGGgtcatttagatattttatggttctaatagatgcttcttctagatggtctcatgtgtgcctattgtcatctcgtaacttggcatttgcaaaattattggcacaaataataaggttaagGGCACACTTTCCTGATAATCAGATTAAGTCcattcgtcttgataatgctgcagagttttcatcccaatcatttaataattattgtttagcaattgggataagagttgaacactccgttgctcatgttcatactcagaaTGGTCTCGCAGAGTCATTAATTAAACGTTTGCAATTAATAGCAAGAccattgcttatgaaaactaAGTTGCCCACTTCTGTGTGGGGACATGCAATTTTGCATGCTGCAACACTTATTCGTCTCAGACCGACAAGTTATCATAAGGTTTCTCCATTGCAATTGGTTATGGGTCAAGAACCTAATATATCCCATCTAAGAATTTTTGGAAGTGCTGTACATGTGCCTGTGGCACCACCAAACCGCACTAAGATGGGCtctcaaagaaggttaggaatatatgttgggtttgagtcACCCTCCATTATTCGCTATCTTGAACCATTGACTGGAGACATGTTTACTGCtagatttgcagattgtcggTTTGATGAGACAGTTTTCCCaaaattagggggagagaatagtgaaataaaacgagaaattttgtggaaaaatttatcattgtctcatcttgatccatattcttctacttgcgaacaagaagtacaaaagattattcatctgcagaaaattgcaaatcaaatgccagacgcatttacagatttgaaaaggattactaaatcacatattcctgcagAGAATGTCCCAATTCGAATTGATGTCCCTAAAGGACCATCCACTAGTGTCATAGCTAATgagtcaaaaacacacctaaagcgtggtagaccattggggtctaaggatcaaaatcctagaaaaagaaagattaaatgtcaagatgacactatgaaagaatctcatatggaagttcaaaatttgaataagtctgatattcatgaaagaatcaatgaacttgaaactcaaggaaataatgaactatccataaatttaaaagatgttGAAACTAATATGAATCGATCAGAAATAGTGGTTGATTATGTCTTTGCATATAATGTTGCAACAAATATCATGCAAGATAATGAGGATCATGAACCTCAATCTGTTATAGAATGTCGACAacgaaatgattggccaaaatggcaagaagcaattcaatcagAGTTGAATTCACTTGCCAAGCGTGAAGTTTTTGGACCTATAGTTCAAACACCTAATGGTATTAAACCTGTTGGTTACAAATGGATTTTTGtgcgaaaaagaaatgagaaaaatgaaatacaaaggtaTAAAGCACGCCTTGTGGCACAAGGATTTTCTCAAAGGCCTGGCGTCGACTATGAAGAGACATACTCACccgttatggatgcaataacattGCGTTATCTCATTAGTTTCACAGTCCATGAGCAACTTGGAATGCATTTGATGGATGTGGTTACAGCCTACCTTTATGGATCACttgataatgagatatacatgaaaattccTGAAGGATTTGCGATGCCTAAATCGTGTAATTTAAAATCTCGAGAaatgtattcaattaaattgcaaagatcattatatggtttgaagcaatctGGGCGCATGTGGTATAACCGTCTTAGTGAGTATTTAAGTAAGGAAGGTTATACAAATGATGCAATTTGTCCATGTgtctttataaagaaaacaatatcggaatttgttgtacttgctatttatgttgatgacataaatcttattggaactccaatagagcttcaaaaggcaattgattatttaaagaatgaatttgagatgaaagatctgggaagaacaaaattatgtcttggtctgcaaattgagcatttgacaaatggtatttttgttcatcaatctgcctacacagaaaaagtgttgaaaagattCTGTATGGATGAAGcgcatccattaagtactccgATGGTTGTTCGTTCACTTGATGTGAAtaaggatccattccgacctcaagaaaaggatgaagaaattcttggttctgaagtaccatatcttagtgcaattggtgcactaatgtatcttgctaataCTACAAGGCCTGATATAGCTTTTGCTGTTAACTTGTTAGCAAGGTATAGTTCTGCTCCTACTAGGAGACATTGGAATGGGATCAAACACATTTTGCGATATCTTAAAGGGACAACTGATATGGGCTTATTTTATTCTGTTAATTGTAGCCCAAATCTTGTTGGTTATGCTGATGCaggatatttatctgatccacaCAAAGCTCGATCCCAAACaggctatgtgtttatatgtggggGGACTGCTATATCTTGGAGATCTACAAAGCAGTCCATCGTAGCCACTTCATCTAATCATGCTGAAATAATAGctattcatgaagcaagtagagaatgtgtgtGGTTAAGGTCTATGATACATCTCATTCGAGAGAAATGTGGTTTGAAATGTGATAAAGTACCCACCACTTTATATGAAGATAATGCAGCATGCATAGCACAACTTAAGGGaggattcataaaaggagatagaacaaaGCACATTTCACCGAAGCTTTTCTATACACatgaacttcaaaagaatgGTGATATAAATGTGCAACAGATTCGTTCAAGTGACAATGTGGCTGATCTATttaccaagtctctaccaactgcaactttcaagaagatggtgcacaagcttggaatgCGAAGATTCAAGTCTCTGGATTAATGTTCTCATTAGGGGGAGTGAATACGCgctgtactctttttcccttacgaggttttgtcccactgggttttccttgtaaggtttttaatgaggcagcctAGATGCGTATtaatagatatgtgtactcttttcctttactagagtttttcttttcttaaaagttttttttagtaaggtttttgaCGAGGCACATCATCTATGAATTAGACATtcagggggagtgttataaagtatttgtattatagtgaatgtctatcatgtggagtcctttttagGATATGATTAAAGAGTcctcctacttggggaccaagttagatttctcctataaatagagtgctcctcttcattgtaaattcattcatcaagagaaataacaagtcttcttttcttttctctctagtttcttcttcttattctatagttttataacatttcttatttacttattaaatataataaatcatatggAAATTAATCTAAATGACCTTTGAATTTTTCATGTGCCATGGTGTCCCCAAAATACAATAACGATATAAATTATCAACGATTTAATTCACTCTTAAATTTTTCGATATAAATTTAGTTTAGTTagattttaatgtatatatcgGACtcgtagaaaaaaaaaataccatgTAACCGCACGCTGGCTACTTCGAGTATCTTCTCCTCTAGCTTTTGGCACATCATTTTGCAAACCCAACAAAATGATCTTTTGGgcacatgaaaattgaaagGATTCACCCAATTGAACAATTGAACTcaaacttattttaattaaaatataagtaCATATTAGTTTTTGTCGAATAAACCTAGTAGAGTATTTTAAGCGCCTGAATATTATCTGATTTGAAATATAACAATAACATTATAGGGGCCGTACAATGTAATTgaaatataaagtaaaattttaatttgcggtttgaagtataaataaattccatatatatatatattgattcaaatatatttttcttacacaatttagtttaaaaaatattagtatttaatattGCTTTTTCAGTTATTAGTTTTAGGTAAGATTTTGTCAACTCAATATTGAAAAACATTCAGTTATTACATGTATTGTTAACATAATGCAATAAATAATAAGATAGACAaatgttaaataaaaataatgtaacgacctgtttagtcgttttgagcagtagagtttatttctagTAATAACTGTCtaagtcgacggatcccacgacgcaccgtcacgggcacgacggaccgtcgagggggtctcgttccaaaacacttagattctgaaaatttgggtactgagatcgactctctgaacttcacgacggaatggcaggacgaccgtcgttggcacgacggaccgtcacaaatctctccacagaattaactctctgaactttgtgacggaccgtcacagtcatgacggaccgtcacaggctNNNNNNNNNNNNNNNNNNNNNNNNNNNNNNNNNNNNNNNNNNNNNNNNNNNNNNNNNNNNNNNNNNNNNNNNNNNNNNNNNNNNNNNNNNNNNNNNNNNNNNNNNNNNNNNNNNNNNNNNNNNNNNNNNNNNNNNNNNNNNNNNNNNNNNNNNNNNNNNNNNNNNNNNNNNNNNNNNNNNNNNNNNNNNNNNNNNNNNNNNNNNNNNNNNNNNNNNNNNNNNNNNNNNNNNNNNNNNNNNNNNNNNNNNNNNNNNNNNNNNNNNNNNNNNNNNNNNNNNNNNNNNNNNNNNNNNNNNNNNNNNNNNNNNNNNNNNNNNNNNNNNNNNNNNNNNNNNNNNNNNNNNNNNNNNNNNNNNNNNNNNNNNNNNNNNNNNNNNNNNNNNNNNNNNNNNNNNNNNNNNNNNNNNNNNNNNNNNNNNNNNNNNNNNNNNNNNNNNNNNNNNNNNNNNNNNNNNNNNNNNNNNNNNNNNNNNNNNNNNNNNNNNNNNNNNNNNNNNNNNNNNNNNNNNNNNNNNNNN includes:
- the LOC107016927 gene encoding uncharacterized protein LOC107016927, yielding MANLTKLEFIALQSSGRNYLSWVLDAEIHLDAMGLGDTIKEENKASNQNCARAMIFLRHHLDEILKIEYLTVKDPLVLWKNLKERFDHLKMVIHPKARYDWMHLRLQDFKSIHEYNSAMFRITSQLKLCGETVSEIDMMEKTFSTFHASNVLLQQQYREKGFKKYSELISHLLVAEQNNDLLLKNHENRPTGSEPLPEVNEAYAHHARRGKGRGPNRGRGRGRGRGRGRDYGQERNSNLGINHSSNKKETIN